Proteins encoded within one genomic window of Dyadobacter chenhuakuii:
- a CDS encoding sugar 3,4-ketoisomerase, which translates to MPQLVELNTFNTGAGNLTVFEKIIPGTIKRVFYIYGAGETQRGGHRHHKTWNALICIHGSCRVYSNDGEKEEYFDLDNPASCLILEPKDWHIMDSFTQDAILLVLSNEYYDVADYIDEPYLQKHTVSQ; encoded by the coding sequence ATGCCACAATTAGTTGAGTTAAACACTTTCAATACCGGTGCAGGCAATCTGACGGTCTTTGAAAAGATCATCCCGGGCACAATCAAACGTGTATTTTACATTTATGGAGCCGGGGAAACCCAGCGTGGCGGGCACAGGCATCACAAAACATGGAATGCGCTGATCTGCATTCACGGAAGCTGTCGGGTGTATTCCAATGATGGAGAAAAAGAGGAGTATTTCGATCTCGATAACCCTGCATCCTGCCTCATTCTGGAACCCAAAGACTGGCACATTATGGACTCATTTACGCAAGACGCCATCCTGCTGGTGCTTTCCAACGAGTACTACGACGTTGCCGACTACATTGACGAACCATATTTGCAGAAACACACCGTATCGCAATGA
- a CDS encoding DegT/DnrJ/EryC1/StrS family aminotransferase, whose amino-acid sequence MIPFLDLNEVNAPYLDAIEEASLRVIRSGWYILGNELKAFERSFASYCGVAHCVGVANGLDAISLILMAYEFPGESEIIIPANTYIASVLPVAYLGFKPIFVEPDPVTMLLDPDKIAEKVTSKTRAIIAVDLYGRICEMEPIMALARMHGLKVITDAAQAHGAIYQNKKAGSMADATAFSFYPTKNLGALGDAGAVTTEDEALAEKIRYLRNYGSQVRYKNDYQGVNSRLDEIQAAVLNVKLPFLDAENARRREIAARYLSEINVTDLILPPADRIQDDAWHLFVVRHADRSKFIAYLDANGIQTNVHYPLPIHKQQAFSEYNDLILPITERIHNEVISLPLNAVLTNEEVTYIIQTVNQFDYQQ is encoded by the coding sequence ATGATCCCTTTCCTGGATTTGAACGAGGTTAATGCACCTTACCTTGATGCCATTGAAGAAGCCTCGCTGCGCGTAATCCGGTCGGGCTGGTATATTCTGGGAAATGAGCTGAAAGCTTTTGAGAGATCATTTGCAAGTTATTGTGGCGTAGCACATTGTGTGGGCGTAGCCAATGGCCTTGATGCCATTAGTTTGATTCTCATGGCTTACGAATTTCCCGGGGAGAGCGAGATAATTATTCCCGCAAACACCTATATCGCATCGGTTTTACCGGTCGCTTATTTAGGGTTTAAACCCATATTTGTGGAGCCGGATCCGGTTACTATGCTTTTGGATCCTGATAAAATTGCTGAAAAGGTTACCTCAAAAACCAGGGCGATCATTGCAGTAGATCTTTACGGGCGCATTTGCGAAATGGAACCGATCATGGCGCTTGCCCGAATGCATGGCCTGAAAGTAATTACCGACGCCGCCCAGGCCCACGGTGCGATCTATCAAAATAAAAAAGCCGGCAGCATGGCCGATGCGACAGCATTCAGTTTTTATCCTACTAAAAATCTGGGTGCCCTTGGTGACGCGGGTGCTGTTACAACGGAAGACGAAGCGCTGGCTGAAAAGATCCGATATCTGCGTAATTACGGGTCGCAGGTCCGGTATAAAAATGATTATCAGGGTGTTAATAGCCGGCTGGATGAAATTCAGGCTGCGGTATTAAATGTCAAACTTCCCTTTCTCGACGCGGAAAATGCTCGGAGAAGAGAGATTGCAGCGCGTTATTTAAGTGAAATCAATGTAACGGATTTAATTTTACCGCCAGCTGACCGCATTCAGGATGATGCGTGGCATTTGTTTGTGGTCAGACATGCGGATCGCTCCAAATTTATCGCATATCTGGATGCTAATGGCATTCAAACCAATGTGCATTATCCTTTGCCCATCCACAAGCAGCAGGCTTTTTCGGAATATAACGATTTGATATTGCCGATAACGGAAAGAATTCACAACGAAGTGATTAGTTTGCCATTAAATGCGGTGCTAACGAACGAGGAGGTTACTTATATCATTCAAACCGTTAATCAATTCGATTATCAGCAATGA
- a CDS encoding glycosyltransferase family 2 protein: MKLSVVIPVYNSEKTIGPLVETLQTALAEVSFEIVMVNDGSRDGSEKVCKQLAEHYANVRFISLRRNYGEFNAVICGLNWAYGDYCVMIDDDFQNPPEEILKLIKVAENDGNDVVYTYYSKKEHSVGRNLGSKLVNWLTSYLLNKPKDLYLSSFKLIRQEVVQEITKYKGPYPYIDGLIFRITRNIGTVQVTHLKREEGASNYTWQKLISLFLNILFCYSSLPIRIFLPIGLGLSLFGFLLLCYLTVQWVMGPDPKGWQVVTATLISIGGIQCTLLSVLGEYIGKSFMAQSGQPQYVIKYNSAEAI; this comes from the coding sequence ATGAAATTATCCGTTGTCATTCCGGTATATAACAGCGAAAAAACGATCGGGCCGCTCGTGGAAACTTTGCAGACCGCATTGGCGGAGGTCAGTTTTGAAATAGTGATGGTAAATGACGGCAGCAGGGATGGCTCGGAAAAAGTCTGCAAGCAACTGGCCGAGCATTATGCCAATGTCCGTTTCATCTCGCTGCGCCGGAATTACGGCGAATTCAATGCGGTCATTTGCGGCCTGAACTGGGCATACGGCGATTATTGCGTCATGATCGACGATGATTTTCAGAACCCGCCGGAAGAGATTTTGAAACTGATAAAGGTGGCCGAAAACGATGGTAATGATGTGGTTTACACTTATTATTCCAAAAAAGAACATTCAGTAGGGCGTAATCTGGGAAGCAAGCTGGTCAACTGGCTCACGAGTTATCTGCTGAACAAACCAAAGGACCTTTACTTGTCGAGTTTCAAGCTGATCCGTCAGGAGGTTGTGCAGGAAATTACGAAATACAAAGGCCCTTACCCATACATTGACGGGCTCATTTTCAGGATCACGCGCAACATCGGAACCGTTCAGGTTACCCACTTAAAGCGGGAAGAGGGAGCCTCCAATTATACCTGGCAGAAGCTTATTTCCTTGTTTCTCAATATCTTATTTTGCTATTCTTCTCTCCCTATCCGCATATTTTTGCCCATCGGTCTGGGTTTGTCCCTGTTCGGATTTCTGCTGCTTTGCTATCTTACCGTACAATGGGTGATGGGGCCTGATCCAAAAGGCTGGCAAGTCGTCACCGCGACATTAATCTCCATCGGCGGCATTCAATGCACATTACTGAGTGTTTTAGGAGAGTATATCGGTAAAAGTTTTATGGCGCAGAGCGGTCAGCCTCAATATGTTATAAAATACAATAGCGCGGAGGCCATATGA
- a CDS encoding class I SAM-dependent DNA methyltransferase: MIDNRLEYQRMYEVERMLWWYQVLHEKVLNAIKAHFGIGKHNLKILDAACGTGGLLSFLTDAGYADLAGFDYSQHAIDFSRERNLNVGFGDLKNVNAFQPGETFDLISCNDALYFLTDEEIIQALAGFKRKLNKNGLIIINIHAFEAFSGTHDLAVGSFRRFKLEQFIHYAKASGLVIKHNTYWPFALSLPILAVRQWQNYQIRKQKINTEHLDSDVKFPGKLVNSILKGITKTEQLLIPRAPFGSSLFMTLVCKD; the protein is encoded by the coding sequence ATGATCGATAACAGACTCGAGTACCAGCGCATGTATGAGGTGGAGCGGATGCTATGGTGGTATCAGGTGCTGCACGAAAAGGTTTTAAATGCGATTAAAGCGCATTTCGGCATTGGTAAGCATAACCTTAAAATACTCGATGCTGCGTGCGGAACAGGCGGTTTATTGTCATTTTTGACAGACGCCGGATATGCTGATCTCGCCGGATTTGACTACTCGCAGCACGCCATTGATTTTTCCCGGGAGCGAAATCTGAATGTTGGTTTCGGCGATTTAAAGAACGTCAATGCGTTTCAACCGGGCGAGACGTTTGACCTGATTTCCTGCAACGATGCGCTTTATTTCCTAACCGATGAAGAAATCATTCAGGCGTTAGCAGGATTCAAAAGAAAGCTTAACAAAAATGGTCTGATCATTATTAACATTCATGCGTTTGAAGCCTTTTCCGGCACACATGACTTGGCCGTTGGGAGTTTCAGGAGGTTTAAGCTGGAACAATTTATACATTATGCAAAAGCCTCGGGATTAGTCATCAAGCACAACACTTACTGGCCCTTCGCATTGTCGCTGCCCATTTTAGCTGTCCGGCAATGGCAAAATTACCAGATCCGCAAGCAGAAGATTAATACGGAACATTTGGATTCGGACGTGAAATTTCCTGGTAAACTGGTCAATTCCATTTTAAAAGGCATCACCAAAACCGAGCAGTTACTGATCCCGAGAGCGCCATTTGGCAGCTCTTTGTTTATGACATTGGTTTGCAAAGATTAG
- a CDS encoding PIG-L family deacetylase, with amino-acid sequence MKNIYLFIFFIITIAAHAQSPRVLIVTAHPDDETTFPVTIFKITHELKGSADLALITDASGGYNGLVASSYYGMSLVDSVVGRKHLPLIRKKEILAAGEVLGIGNFFFLDQLDDYYNRNEKPYLEGKNWNIKYVESRLDEILAKGNYDYVFCLVPNEGQHAHHKTASISAIRAVQRFKGDKKPIVLGGQTQNKGTISKFTRLDGYPETAISLTAPIFEFDRTYGFGEDKKHSYMIVADWVKAAHKSQSGDMNQAMHRGDLETFLYFEMNGATRIGEVKDLFEKINNAGFSKK; translated from the coding sequence ATGAAAAACATTTATCTTTTCATTTTCTTCATCATTACCATTGCCGCACACGCACAAAGTCCTCGCGTATTGATTGTTACGGCACATCCTGATGACGAGACAACATTCCCAGTGACCATTTTCAAAATTACGCACGAACTGAAAGGGTCGGCCGACCTTGCCTTAATTACGGATGCATCAGGCGGTTATAACGGGCTCGTGGCATCGTCCTATTATGGCATGAGCCTGGTGGATTCTGTCGTTGGCAGGAAACATCTGCCTTTGATCCGAAAAAAGGAAATCCTGGCTGCCGGCGAAGTGCTGGGCATTGGCAACTTTTTCTTCCTGGACCAGCTTGATGATTATTACAACCGCAACGAAAAGCCCTATCTGGAAGGGAAAAACTGGAACATTAAATATGTAGAAAGTCGCCTTGATGAAATTCTGGCGAAAGGAAATTATGACTATGTCTTTTGCCTGGTTCCAAATGAGGGCCAGCACGCCCATCATAAAACGGCCTCAATCAGCGCTATAAGGGCTGTTCAGCGCTTTAAAGGTGATAAAAAACCCATTGTATTGGGCGGGCAAACGCAAAACAAAGGCACTATTTCTAAATTCACCCGGCTGGATGGTTATCCCGAAACAGCGATCAGCTTAACAGCCCCGATTTTCGAATTTGACCGGACTTACGGTTTTGGGGAAGATAAAAAACACAGTTATATGATCGTAGCGGACTGGGTTAAGGCAGCGCATAAGTCACAAAGCGGCGATATGAACCAGGCGATGCATCGCGGCGATCTGGAAACCTTTCTCTATTTCGAAATGAACGGCGCTACGCGGATCGGTGAAGTGAAAGATCTGTTTGAAAAGATCAATAATGCAGGTTTCTCCAAAAAATAG
- a CDS encoding SDR family NAD(P)-dependent oxidoreductase, with the protein MDLQLKGKTAFISGSTQGIGFAIAQNLLKEGANVVINGRTQSKVAEAVQRLQENNPSGAVSGLAADFSKVEEVNALLENLPEIDILINNAGIFEPQAFTDITDADWFKFFEVNVLSGVRLSRHYFPKMIAKDWGRIIFISSESAVNIPEEMIHYGMTKTAQLAVSRGLAELTKGTNVTVNSVLPGPTKSEGVAEFVKQLGAANNVSTEQAETDFFKDARPTSLLQRFASVEEIANLVTYVASPLSSGTNGSALKVDGGVAKFII; encoded by the coding sequence ATGGATTTACAACTGAAAGGGAAAACGGCATTTATCAGCGGTTCTACCCAGGGAATAGGCTTTGCAATTGCTCAAAATTTATTGAAAGAAGGGGCTAATGTCGTGATCAACGGCAGAACACAATCGAAAGTAGCGGAGGCTGTTCAGCGCCTGCAAGAAAATAATCCATCCGGCGCTGTTTCTGGTTTGGCAGCCGATTTTTCCAAAGTAGAAGAAGTGAATGCGTTGCTGGAAAACCTTCCTGAAATTGATATACTGATCAACAATGCCGGAATATTTGAGCCTCAGGCATTTACAGACATTACGGATGCGGATTGGTTCAAGTTTTTTGAAGTGAATGTGCTCAGCGGTGTGCGCTTATCCCGTCACTATTTTCCAAAAATGATCGCGAAGGATTGGGGCCGTATCATCTTCATTTCCAGCGAATCGGCAGTGAACATCCCCGAAGAAATGATCCATTACGGCATGACCAAAACGGCTCAGCTGGCTGTAAGCAGGGGATTGGCCGAATTGACAAAGGGCACAAATGTTACGGTTAATTCCGTGTTGCCGGGGCCAACGAAATCGGAAGGCGTTGCTGAATTTGTCAAACAGCTGGGTGCTGCAAATAACGTCTCAACAGAACAAGCAGAAACGGATTTCTTTAAGGATGCGCGGCCTACTTCGTTGCTACAACGCTTTGCGTCGGTTGAAGAAATCGCGAACCTGGTTACTTATGTGGCTAGTCCGCTGTCTTCCGGCACCAATGGCTCGGCGTTGAAAGTGGATGGTGGCGTTGCTAAGTTTATTATCTAG
- a CDS encoding TetR/AcrR family transcriptional regulator — protein MARTKAFEPIERLERAKDIFWQKGYQATSMQDLVDTMGLNRGSIYDTYGDKHSLFLMCLKSYSDGMLNDYLQATDAAKSPVKAIEKIIKRAAARTIEEGKTCMGVKSAFELASDDEEVHAILKENTGSVVNVLKDLIRKAQKADEINAKRDPAVLANFIVSNFTGFWQLFLVYGDPEMLKQQADFLIRSIKK, from the coding sequence ATGGCACGTACCAAAGCATTTGAACCCATAGAGCGGCTGGAAAGAGCAAAGGATATTTTTTGGCAAAAAGGATATCAGGCAACCTCCATGCAGGATCTTGTAGACACCATGGGCCTGAACCGAGGCAGCATTTATGACACTTATGGCGACAAGCACAGCTTGTTTTTAATGTGTCTGAAAAGCTATTCGGACGGCATGCTGAATGATTACTTGCAGGCAACCGACGCTGCAAAGTCTCCTGTTAAAGCGATTGAAAAAATCATTAAAAGAGCTGCCGCCAGGACCATCGAGGAAGGAAAAACTTGCATGGGCGTGAAATCGGCCTTTGAGCTTGCTTCGGATGACGAAGAAGTGCATGCGATATTAAAAGAAAATACGGGCAGCGTTGTGAACGTGCTCAAAGACCTGATCAGAAAGGCGCAAAAAGCAGATGAGATTAATGCGAAAAGAGATCCTGCCGTGCTGGCCAATTTTATCGTTTCCAATTTTACGGGATTCTGGCAACTGTTTCTCGTATATGGGGATCCGGAAATGTTGAAACAGCAGGCCGACTTTCTGATCAGGTCAATAAAAAAGTAA
- a CDS encoding quinone oxidoreductase family protein — translation MLDTIKETTYKSSSIKISKQGSPSVLTYSKDILDQPGPGEVLLRQAAIGLNFVDTYFRSGMFPVKSFPYVPGVEAAGVIEAIGPWVTDFKVGDRVAYHFIPGAYAEMRMIGTHQLVHVPDDVSLEEAAAIMVKGFTARMLVKESFKVKRGDVVLVHAAAGGVGSLVAGWAKALGATVIGTVGSEGKKQTALDNGADHVFLVGCEGFAKSVLGITDGKGVDVVYDGVGKDTFSESVGIVKKGGKIVLYGSSSGQPEHIDHAALRAKSIAMLTPVLNAYISDYDSLHLFASDTFSALQAGIFGKINITKYPLSEAAQAHSDIESRKTTGSVIMIP, via the coding sequence ATGTTAGATACTATTAAAGAGACAACTTATAAATCGAGCTCTATAAAAATCAGCAAGCAGGGAAGTCCTTCCGTGCTTACATACAGCAAAGATATACTGGATCAGCCCGGGCCGGGCGAGGTGCTGCTCAGGCAGGCCGCTATCGGATTGAACTTCGTGGATACATATTTCAGAAGCGGCATGTTTCCTGTTAAATCGTTCCCTTATGTGCCTGGAGTTGAGGCTGCCGGGGTTATAGAAGCAATCGGGCCGTGGGTTACTGATTTCAAAGTCGGTGATCGTGTGGCTTATCATTTTATCCCGGGCGCTTATGCCGAAATGCGCATGATAGGGACGCACCAGCTTGTGCATGTTCCCGATGATGTGAGCCTGGAAGAAGCCGCTGCCATTATGGTGAAGGGATTTACAGCCAGAATGTTGGTAAAAGAATCTTTCAAAGTCAAACGTGGCGATGTAGTGCTTGTACACGCTGCTGCGGGCGGCGTAGGGTCACTTGTTGCCGGCTGGGCCAAAGCGCTGGGTGCGACGGTGATCGGAACGGTGGGTTCGGAAGGAAAAAAGCAGACGGCGCTTGACAATGGTGCAGATCATGTTTTTCTGGTGGGCTGTGAGGGTTTTGCGAAATCGGTTTTGGGAATTACAGATGGCAAGGGAGTAGATGTGGTGTATGACGGTGTTGGCAAGGACACATTTTCTGAATCTGTGGGGATTGTGAAAAAAGGCGGAAAAATCGTTTTGTACGGGTCATCGTCGGGCCAGCCCGAACACATTGATCACGCAGCATTACGCGCAAAGTCGATTGCTATGCTTACACCGGTGCTGAATGCTTACATTTCGGATTACGATAGTTTGCATTTGTTTGCCAGCGATACATTCTCAGCATTGCAAGCGGGGATATTTGGCAAAATAAACATTACAAAATATCCGCTTTCGGAGGCAGCGCAGGCACATAGCGACATTGAATCGCGCAAAACGACAGGGTCCGTGATAATGATCCCGTAG